A region of Panthera uncia isolate 11264 chromosome D4, Puncia_PCG_1.0, whole genome shotgun sequence DNA encodes the following proteins:
- the TUBB4B gene encoding tubulin beta-4B chain produces MREIVHLQAGQCGNQIGAKFWEVISDEHGIDPTGTYHGDSDLQLERINVYYNEATGGKYVPRAVLVDLEPGTMDSVRSGPFGQIFRPDNFVFGQSGAGNNWAKGHYTEGAELVDSVLDVVRKEAESCDCLQGFQLTHSLGGGTGSGMGTLLISKIREEYPDRIMNTFSVVPSPKVSDTVVEPYNATLSVHQLVENTDETYCIDNEALYDICFRTLKLTTPTYGDLNHLVSATMSGVTTCLRFPGQLNADLRKLAVNMVPFPRLHFFMPGFAPLTSRGSQQYRALTVPELTQQMFDAKNMMAACDPRHGRYLTVAAVFRGRMSMKEVDEQMLNVQNKNSSYFVEWIPNNVKTAVCDIPPRGLKMSATFIGNSTAIQELFKRISEQFTAMFRRKAFLHWYTGEGMDEMEFTEAESNMNDLVSEYQQYQDATAEEEGEFEEEAEEEVA; encoded by the exons atgaGGGAGATCGTGCACCTGCAGGCCGGCCAGTGCGGCAACCAGATCGGCGCTAAG TTCTGGGAGGTGATCAGTGACGAGCATGGCATCGATCCTACCGGCACTTACCACGGCGATAGCGACCTGCAGTTGGAGCGGATCAACGTGTACTACAACGAGGCCACCG GTGGCAAGTATGTGCCCCGAGCTGTGCTCGTGGACCTGGAACCGGGCACCATGGATTCCGTGCGCTCGGGACCCTTCGGTCAAATCTTCAGGCCAGACAACTTCGTTTTCG GTCAGAGTGGTGCCGGGAATAACTGGGCCAAGGGGCACTACACGGAAGGTGCAGAGCTGGTCGACTCGGTCTTGGATGTCGTGAGGAAGGAGGCCGAGAGCTGTGACTGCCTGCAGGGCTTCCAGCTGACCCACTCCCTGGGCGGGGGCACCGGGTCTGGGATGGGTACCCTCCTCATCAGCAAGATCCGGGAGGAGTACCCCGACAGGATCATGAACACGTTCAGTGTGGTGCCCTCGCCCAAGGTGTCGGACACGGTGGTGGAGCCTTATAACGCCACCCTCTCGGTCCATCAGCTCGTAGAGAACACAGACGAAACCTATTGCATTGATAACGAGGCCCTCTATGACATCTGCTTCAGAACCCTAAAACTGACCACTCCTACCTATGGGGACCTCAACCACCTGGTGTCAGCCACCATGAGCGGGGTCACCACCTGCCTGCGCTTTCCCGGCCAGCTCAATGCTGACCTGCGCAAGCTGGCTGTCAACATGGTCCCCTTCCCCCGCCTGCATTTCTTCATGCCCGGCTTCGCCCCACTGACCAGCCGAGGCAGCCAACAGTACCGGGCCCTGACGGTGCCCGAGCTCACCCAGCAGATGTTCGATGCGAAGAACATGATGGCTGCCTGTGACCCCCGCCACGGCCGCTACCTGACCGTGGCCGCAGTGTTCAGGGGTCGCATGTCCATGAAGGAGGTGGACGAGCAGATGCTGAACGTCCAAAACAAGAACAGCAGCTACTTCGTCGAGTGGATCCCCAACAACGTGAAGACCGCCGTCTGTGACATCCCGCCCCGGGGGCTGAAAATGTCCGCCACCTTCATCGGCAACAGCACGGCCATCCAGGAGCTGTTCAAGCGCATCTCGGAGCAGTTCACGGCCATGTTCCGGCGCAAGGCCTTCCTGCACTGGTACACGGGCGAGGGCATGGACGAGATGGAGTTCACCGAGGCCGAGAGCAACATGAACGACCTGGTGTCCGAGTACCAGCAGTACCAGGACGCCACGGCCGAGGAGGAGGGCGAGTttgaggaggaggcagaggaagaggtggCCTAG
- the FAM166A gene encoding protein FAM166A isoform X1 codes for MTATQKHNLFTPEPHYIPGYAGFYPQLRYQVGNTYGRTTAQLLTDPSVRKSPCSVLSPISKPKFIEDFSKSKPPLIPCRDLTEPYIPHYTGLKPYKNFEILGRFPPQEVNAQEGPSGAENVSRQVLRPAGFMPYPPYPPCPPSRKGDSRDFGHPGLRLAYGEEGWKSTSPVHEAPERAQLYHCRRDEHPPPAHQQETLDVGRFHRLPQLDHPNLIQRKAISGYAGFVPRFAWVMGVNYCDGVTQAMDEFDKNQFLIKNPICALGERLPRTHWPSNTIYNSKGLIPFYMGFIPSMQDNYAMTFGNSTRKAYQKELERRDQTL; via the exons ATGACAGCTACTCAGAAACACAACCTCTTCACGCCAGAACCTCACTATATCCCTGG CTATGCCGGCTTCTATCCGCAGCTGCGCTACCAGGTGGGGAACACCTACGGGCGCACCACAGCGCAGCTGCTCACAGACCCCAGCGTGAGGAAGAGCCCCTGCTCGGTGTTGTCCCCCATATCCAAGCCCAAGTTCATCGAGGACTTCAGCAAGTCCAAGCCACCTTTGATCCCCTGCCGCGACCTGACTGAGCCCTACATCCCCCACTACACCG GTCTGAAGCCCTACAAGAACTTTGAGATCCTGGGCCGGTTCCCACCCCAGGAGGTGAATGCCCAGGAGGGGCCGTCGGGGGCAGAGAATGTATCCAGGCAGGTCCTGCGGCCTGCGGGCTTCATGCCCTACCCCCCTTACCCTCCGTGCCCACCAAGCAGGAAGGGGGACTCCAGAGACTTTGGACACCCAGGCCTGCGGCTGGCATACGGTGAGGAGGGCTGGAAGAGCACCTCCCCTGTCCACGAGGCCCCTGAGCGGGCCCAG CTATACCACTGCAGGAGGGATGaacacccacccccagcccaccagCAGGAGACATTGGATGTGGGCAGGTTTCACAGGCTGCCCCAGCTGGACCACCCCAACCTGATCCAACGCAAAGCCATCTCAG GCTATGCTGGCTTTGTCCCTCGCTTTGCCTGGGTGATGGGGGTGAATTACTGCGATGGTGTCACACAGGCTATGGACGAGTTTGACAAGAATCAG TTCCTGATCAAAAATCCCATCTGTGCCCTGGGTGAAAGGCTGCCCAGAACACACTGGCCCAGCAACACCATCTATAACAGCAAGGGCCTGATACCTTTCTACATGGGGTTTATACCAT CCATGCAAGACAACTACGCGATGACGTTTGGCAACAGCACCCGCAAAGCCTATCAGAAGGAACTGGAAAGGCGAGACCAGACACTATGA
- the FAM166A gene encoding protein FAM166A isoform X3, with translation MTATQKHNLFTPEPHYIPGYAGFYPQLRYQVGNTYGRTTAQLLTDPSVRKSPCSVLSPISKPKFIEDFSKSKPPLIPCRDLTEPYIPHYTGLKPYKNFEILGRFPPQEVNAQEGPSGAENVSRQVLRPAGFMPYPPYPPCPPSRKGDSRDFGHPGLRLAYGEEGWKSTSPVHEAPERAQLYHCRRDEHPPPAHQQETLDVGRFHRLPQLDHPNLIQRKAISGYAGFVPRFAWVMGVNYCDGVTQAMDEFDKNQPCKTTTR, from the exons ATGACAGCTACTCAGAAACACAACCTCTTCACGCCAGAACCTCACTATATCCCTGG CTATGCCGGCTTCTATCCGCAGCTGCGCTACCAGGTGGGGAACACCTACGGGCGCACCACAGCGCAGCTGCTCACAGACCCCAGCGTGAGGAAGAGCCCCTGCTCGGTGTTGTCCCCCATATCCAAGCCCAAGTTCATCGAGGACTTCAGCAAGTCCAAGCCACCTTTGATCCCCTGCCGCGACCTGACTGAGCCCTACATCCCCCACTACACCG GTCTGAAGCCCTACAAGAACTTTGAGATCCTGGGCCGGTTCCCACCCCAGGAGGTGAATGCCCAGGAGGGGCCGTCGGGGGCAGAGAATGTATCCAGGCAGGTCCTGCGGCCTGCGGGCTTCATGCCCTACCCCCCTTACCCTCCGTGCCCACCAAGCAGGAAGGGGGACTCCAGAGACTTTGGACACCCAGGCCTGCGGCTGGCATACGGTGAGGAGGGCTGGAAGAGCACCTCCCCTGTCCACGAGGCCCCTGAGCGGGCCCAG CTATACCACTGCAGGAGGGATGaacacccacccccagcccaccagCAGGAGACATTGGATGTGGGCAGGTTTCACAGGCTGCCCCAGCTGGACCACCCCAACCTGATCCAACGCAAAGCCATCTCAG GCTATGCTGGCTTTGTCCCTCGCTTTGCCTGGGTGATGGGGGTGAATTACTGCGATGGTGTCACACAGGCTATGGACGAGTTTGACAAGAATCAG CCATGCAAGACAACTACGCGATGA
- the FAM166A gene encoding protein FAM166A isoform X2, with translation MTATQKHNLFTPEPHYIPGYAGFYPQLRYQVGNTYGRTTAQLLTDPSVRKSPCSVLSPISKPKFIEDFSKSKPPLIPCRDLTEPYIPHYTGLKPYKNFEILGRFPPQEVNAQEGPSGAENVSRQVLRPAGFMPYPPYPPCPPSRKGDSRDFGHPGLRLAYGEEGWKSTSPVHEAPERAQLYHCRRDEHPPPAHQQETLDVGRFHRLPQLDHPNLIQRKAISGYAGFVPRFAWVMGVNYCDGVTQAMDEFDKNQQCGEKAGQKRPWEH, from the exons ATGACAGCTACTCAGAAACACAACCTCTTCACGCCAGAACCTCACTATATCCCTGG CTATGCCGGCTTCTATCCGCAGCTGCGCTACCAGGTGGGGAACACCTACGGGCGCACCACAGCGCAGCTGCTCACAGACCCCAGCGTGAGGAAGAGCCCCTGCTCGGTGTTGTCCCCCATATCCAAGCCCAAGTTCATCGAGGACTTCAGCAAGTCCAAGCCACCTTTGATCCCCTGCCGCGACCTGACTGAGCCCTACATCCCCCACTACACCG GTCTGAAGCCCTACAAGAACTTTGAGATCCTGGGCCGGTTCCCACCCCAGGAGGTGAATGCCCAGGAGGGGCCGTCGGGGGCAGAGAATGTATCCAGGCAGGTCCTGCGGCCTGCGGGCTTCATGCCCTACCCCCCTTACCCTCCGTGCCCACCAAGCAGGAAGGGGGACTCCAGAGACTTTGGACACCCAGGCCTGCGGCTGGCATACGGTGAGGAGGGCTGGAAGAGCACCTCCCCTGTCCACGAGGCCCCTGAGCGGGCCCAG CTATACCACTGCAGGAGGGATGaacacccacccccagcccaccagCAGGAGACATTGGATGTGGGCAGGTTTCACAGGCTGCCCCAGCTGGACCACCCCAACCTGATCCAACGCAAAGCCATCTCAG GCTATGCTGGCTTTGTCCCTCGCTTTGCCTGGGTGATGGGGGTGAATTACTGCGATGGTGTCACACAGGCTATGGACGAGTTTGACAAGAATCAG CAAtgtggggagaaggcagggcaGAAGAGACCTTGGGAGCATTAG